One genomic window of Micropterus dolomieu isolate WLL.071019.BEF.003 ecotype Adirondacks linkage group LG06, ASM2129224v1, whole genome shotgun sequence includes the following:
- the ubtfl gene encoding upstream binding transcription factor, like isoform X3 — MNGSSSVSRAQSARIKSEPDDWTKEDCLTLLERIRSVLPDGDAMKYKTTESHFDWEKVCFGSFTGDMCRQKWQKVSSEVRKYRTMTELIVDATEFVKNPYKGKKLKTHPDFPKKPLTPYFRFFMEKRAKYAKIHPEMSNLDLTKILSKKYKELPEKKKQKYITEFQREKEEFEKNMARFRQDHPELMEERKKSDLPEKPKTPQQLWYNHEKKAYMKLHPDVSQKELKEALRRQWSQLSDKRRLKWISKALELQKDYEGSMRAYHEAHPDVTSDDHVRSVLTKAERQLKDKFDGRPTKPPPNGYSLYCAELMVNMKDVPSTERMVLCSKQWKMMTQKEKDMFQKRCEQRKKQYDIDLQRFLESLPEEERDRVMTEEKLGGARLGGGTASSPHRAKSPSIKERREAEAEPEPWTPAGAAKDKRDGKKTAKLPETPKTAEEMWQHSVIGDYLAKYRSDRRKAQAGMEAAWKSMEKKEKIPWIKKAAEDQKRYERELLEMRAPPAGQSQRKPKFDGEPKKPPVSGYQMFSQELLTNGELNHFSLKERMVEIGKRWHKLTQSQKDKYKKLVEEQQVEYKAELEAWVKSLSPQDRAVYKEFSTSKRRSTAKVRSSPGAKVRVTAKGKAASSRAATQTVGVAKRAMAYRAKQDMSDSDEEKSDSSDSDEDDETSGSTDSDDEDDENDDDDDEDDEDDEDQSSSEDSSDSDSD; from the exons ATGAACGGCAGCAGCAGCGTCTCCAGAGCTCAGAGCGCCAGGATCAAAAGTGAACCAG ATGACTGGACGAAGGAGGACTGTCTGACTCTGCTGGAGAGGATTCGCAGTGTGCTGCCGGACGGAGACGCCATGAAGTATAAAACCACAGAGTCGCACTTCGACTGGGAGAAAGTTTGTTTCGGCAGCTTCACCGGAGACATGTGTCGCCAGAAGTGGCAGAAAGTCTCGTCTGAG gttcGCAAGTACAGAACGATGACGGAGCTGATCGTAGACGCCACGGAGTTCGTGAAGAATCCGTACAAAGGCAAAAAACTGAAG ACTCATCCAGATTTCCCTAAGAAGCCTCTGACTCCGTATTTCCGCTTCTTCATGGAGAAACGAGCCAAATACGCCAAAATCCACCCGGAGATGAGCAACCTGGACCTGACCAAGATCCTGTCCAAGAAGTACAAGGAGCTGCCCGAGAAGAAGAAG CAAAAGTACATCACAGAgtttcagagagagaaagaagagtttGAGAAGAATATGGCTCGATTCAG ACAGGATCATCCCGAGCTGatggaagagaggaagaagtCCGACCTGCCGGAGAAACCTAAAACTCCTCAGCAGCTGTGGTACAACCATGAGaagaaggcctacatgaagctGCACCCAGAC GTGAGTCAGAAGGAGCTGAAGGAGGCTCTGAGGAGACAGTGGTCCCAGCTGTCTGACAAGAGGAGACTCAAGTGGATCAGCAAGGCTCTGGAGCTCCAGAAAGACTACGAG ggcagCATGCGAGCGTATCATGAAGCTCATCCAGATGTGACGTCTGATGATCACGTTCGGTCCGTCCTCACCAAAGCAGAGAGACAGCTGAAGGACAAGTTTGACGGACGGCCGACAAAACCACCCCC TAACGGGTACTCGCTGTACTGCGCGGAGCTGATGGTGAACATGAAGGACGTCCCCAGCACAGAGCGGATGGTGCTCTGCAGTAAGCAGTGGAAAATGATGACGCAGAAAGAGAAGGACATGTTTCAGAAACGCTGCGAGCAG AGGAAGAAGCAGTACGACATCGACCTGCAGAGGTTTCTGGAG AGTCTCCCGGAGGAGGAGCGAGACCGGGTCATGACTGAGGAGAAACTGGGCGGGGCCAGACTGGGAGGGGGCACGGCCTCCAGCCCACACAGAGCCAAGTCTCCGTCCATCAAG GAGCGCCGGGAGGCGGAGGCGGAGCCAGAGCCATGGACACCCGCCGGAGCGGCAAAGGACAAACGTGACGGGAAGAAGACGGCAAAGCTTCCAGAGACGCCGAAAACAGCCGAGGAGATGTGGCAGCACAGCGTGATCGGAGACTACCTGGCCAAATACAGA AGCGACCGCAGGAAGGCCCAGGCCGGGATGGAGGCGGCCTGGAAGTCGatggagaagaaggagaagatcCCCTGGATCAAGAAGGCGGCGGAGGACCAGAAGCGTTACGAG AGGGAGCTGCTAGAGATGAGGGCGCCgcctgcaggtcagagtcagaGGAAACCCAAGTTTGACGGAGAACCAAAGAAGCCTCCAGT GAGCGGGTATCAGATGTTCTCGCAGGAGCTGCTGACCAATGGCGAGCTGAACCACTTCAGCCTGAAGGAGCGGATGGTGGAGATCGGGAAGAGGTGGCACAAACTGACCCAGAGTCAGAAAGACAAGTACAAGAAGCtggtggaggagcagcaggTGGAGTACAAGGCCGAACTGGAGGCCTGGGTCAAG TCTCTGTCTCCTCAGGACCGAGCCGTCTACAAGGAATTTTCCACCTCG AAACGTCGCAGCACCGCTAAAGTTCGTAGCAGCCCGGGAGCTAAAGTCCGTGTGACAGCAAAGGGGAAGGCGGCGAGTTCAAGAGCTGCGACACAGACTGTCGGGGTTGCCAAGAGGGCCATGGCGTACCGAGCCAAG CAGGACATGTCTGACTCAGACGAGGAGAAGAGCGACTCGTCTGACTCTGATGAAGATGACGAGACGTCGGGCTCCACAGACAGCGACGATGAGGATGACGAG AACGACGACGATGACGACGAGGATGATGAGGACGATGAAGATCAGAGCTCCTCTGAGGATTCCAGTGACTCGGACTCGGACTAG
- the ubtfl gene encoding upstream binding transcription factor, like isoform X2 — protein sequence MNGSSSVSRAQSARIKSEPDDWTKEDCLTLLERIRSVLPDGDAMKYKTTESHFDWEKVCFGSFTGDMCRQKWQKVSSEVRKYRTMTELIVDATEFVKNPYKGKKLKTHPDFPKKPLTPYFRFFMEKRAKYAKIHPEMSNLDLTKILSKKYKELPEKKKQKYITEFQREKEEFEKNMARFRQDHPELMEERKKSDLPEKPKTPQQLWYNHEKKAYMKLHPDVSQKELKEALRRQWSQLSDKRRLKWISKALELQKDYEGSMRAYHEAHPDVTSDDHVRSVLTKAERQLKDKFDGRPTKPPPNGYSLYCAELMVNMKDVPSTERMVLCSKQWKMMTQKEKDMFQKRCEQRKKQYDIDLQRFLESLPEEERDRVMTEEKLGGARLGGGTASSPHRAKSPSIKERREAEAEPEPWTPAGAAKDKRDGKKTAKLPETPKTAEEMWQHSVIGDYLAKYRSDRRKAQAGMEAAWKSMEKKEKIPWIKKAAEDQKRYEVQYQPVRELLEMRAPPAGQSQRKPKFDGEPKKPPVSGYQMFSQELLTNGELNHFSLKERMVEIGKRWHKLTQSQKDKYKKLVEEQQVEYKAELEAWVKSLSPQDRAVYKEFSTSKRRSTAKVRSSPGAKVRVTAKGKAASSRAATQTVGVAKRAMAYRAKDMSDSDEEKSDSSDSDEDDETSGSTDSDDEDDENDDDDDEDDEDDEDQSSSEDSSDSDSD from the exons ATGAACGGCAGCAGCAGCGTCTCCAGAGCTCAGAGCGCCAGGATCAAAAGTGAACCAG ATGACTGGACGAAGGAGGACTGTCTGACTCTGCTGGAGAGGATTCGCAGTGTGCTGCCGGACGGAGACGCCATGAAGTATAAAACCACAGAGTCGCACTTCGACTGGGAGAAAGTTTGTTTCGGCAGCTTCACCGGAGACATGTGTCGCCAGAAGTGGCAGAAAGTCTCGTCTGAG gttcGCAAGTACAGAACGATGACGGAGCTGATCGTAGACGCCACGGAGTTCGTGAAGAATCCGTACAAAGGCAAAAAACTGAAG ACTCATCCAGATTTCCCTAAGAAGCCTCTGACTCCGTATTTCCGCTTCTTCATGGAGAAACGAGCCAAATACGCCAAAATCCACCCGGAGATGAGCAACCTGGACCTGACCAAGATCCTGTCCAAGAAGTACAAGGAGCTGCCCGAGAAGAAGAAG CAAAAGTACATCACAGAgtttcagagagagaaagaagagtttGAGAAGAATATGGCTCGATTCAG ACAGGATCATCCCGAGCTGatggaagagaggaagaagtCCGACCTGCCGGAGAAACCTAAAACTCCTCAGCAGCTGTGGTACAACCATGAGaagaaggcctacatgaagctGCACCCAGAC GTGAGTCAGAAGGAGCTGAAGGAGGCTCTGAGGAGACAGTGGTCCCAGCTGTCTGACAAGAGGAGACTCAAGTGGATCAGCAAGGCTCTGGAGCTCCAGAAAGACTACGAG ggcagCATGCGAGCGTATCATGAAGCTCATCCAGATGTGACGTCTGATGATCACGTTCGGTCCGTCCTCACCAAAGCAGAGAGACAGCTGAAGGACAAGTTTGACGGACGGCCGACAAAACCACCCCC TAACGGGTACTCGCTGTACTGCGCGGAGCTGATGGTGAACATGAAGGACGTCCCCAGCACAGAGCGGATGGTGCTCTGCAGTAAGCAGTGGAAAATGATGACGCAGAAAGAGAAGGACATGTTTCAGAAACGCTGCGAGCAG AGGAAGAAGCAGTACGACATCGACCTGCAGAGGTTTCTGGAG AGTCTCCCGGAGGAGGAGCGAGACCGGGTCATGACTGAGGAGAAACTGGGCGGGGCCAGACTGGGAGGGGGCACGGCCTCCAGCCCACACAGAGCCAAGTCTCCGTCCATCAAG GAGCGCCGGGAGGCGGAGGCGGAGCCAGAGCCATGGACACCCGCCGGAGCGGCAAAGGACAAACGTGACGGGAAGAAGACGGCAAAGCTTCCAGAGACGCCGAAAACAGCCGAGGAGATGTGGCAGCACAGCGTGATCGGAGACTACCTGGCCAAATACAGA AGCGACCGCAGGAAGGCCCAGGCCGGGATGGAGGCGGCCTGGAAGTCGatggagaagaaggagaagatcCCCTGGATCAAGAAGGCGGCGGAGGACCAGAAGCGTTACGAGGTTCAGTACCAACCTGTG AGGGAGCTGCTAGAGATGAGGGCGCCgcctgcaggtcagagtcagaGGAAACCCAAGTTTGACGGAGAACCAAAGAAGCCTCCAGT GAGCGGGTATCAGATGTTCTCGCAGGAGCTGCTGACCAATGGCGAGCTGAACCACTTCAGCCTGAAGGAGCGGATGGTGGAGATCGGGAAGAGGTGGCACAAACTGACCCAGAGTCAGAAAGACAAGTACAAGAAGCtggtggaggagcagcaggTGGAGTACAAGGCCGAACTGGAGGCCTGGGTCAAG TCTCTGTCTCCTCAGGACCGAGCCGTCTACAAGGAATTTTCCACCTCG AAACGTCGCAGCACCGCTAAAGTTCGTAGCAGCCCGGGAGCTAAAGTCCGTGTGACAGCAAAGGGGAAGGCGGCGAGTTCAAGAGCTGCGACACAGACTGTCGGGGTTGCCAAGAGGGCCATGGCGTACCGAGCCAAG GACATGTCTGACTCAGACGAGGAGAAGAGCGACTCGTCTGACTCTGATGAAGATGACGAGACGTCGGGCTCCACAGACAGCGACGATGAGGATGACGAG AACGACGACGATGACGACGAGGATGATGAGGACGATGAAGATCAGAGCTCCTCTGAGGATTCCAGTGACTCGGACTCGGACTAG
- the ubtfl gene encoding upstream binding transcription factor, like isoform X1, with amino-acid sequence MNGSSSVSRAQSARIKSEPDDWTKEDCLTLLERIRSVLPDGDAMKYKTTESHFDWEKVCFGSFTGDMCRQKWQKVSSEVRKYRTMTELIVDATEFVKNPYKGKKLKTHPDFPKKPLTPYFRFFMEKRAKYAKIHPEMSNLDLTKILSKKYKELPEKKKQKYITEFQREKEEFEKNMARFRQDHPELMEERKKSDLPEKPKTPQQLWYNHEKKAYMKLHPDVSQKELKEALRRQWSQLSDKRRLKWISKALELQKDYEGSMRAYHEAHPDVTSDDHVRSVLTKAERQLKDKFDGRPTKPPPNGYSLYCAELMVNMKDVPSTERMVLCSKQWKMMTQKEKDMFQKRCEQRKKQYDIDLQRFLESLPEEERDRVMTEEKLGGARLGGGTASSPHRAKSPSIKERREAEAEPEPWTPAGAAKDKRDGKKTAKLPETPKTAEEMWQHSVIGDYLAKYRSDRRKAQAGMEAAWKSMEKKEKIPWIKKAAEDQKRYEVQYQPVRELLEMRAPPAGQSQRKPKFDGEPKKPPVSGYQMFSQELLTNGELNHFSLKERMVEIGKRWHKLTQSQKDKYKKLVEEQQVEYKAELEAWVKSLSPQDRAVYKEFSTSKRRSTAKVRSSPGAKVRVTAKGKAASSRAATQTVGVAKRAMAYRAKQDMSDSDEEKSDSSDSDEDDETSGSTDSDDEDDENDDDDDEDDEDDEDQSSSEDSSDSDSD; translated from the exons ATGAACGGCAGCAGCAGCGTCTCCAGAGCTCAGAGCGCCAGGATCAAAAGTGAACCAG ATGACTGGACGAAGGAGGACTGTCTGACTCTGCTGGAGAGGATTCGCAGTGTGCTGCCGGACGGAGACGCCATGAAGTATAAAACCACAGAGTCGCACTTCGACTGGGAGAAAGTTTGTTTCGGCAGCTTCACCGGAGACATGTGTCGCCAGAAGTGGCAGAAAGTCTCGTCTGAG gttcGCAAGTACAGAACGATGACGGAGCTGATCGTAGACGCCACGGAGTTCGTGAAGAATCCGTACAAAGGCAAAAAACTGAAG ACTCATCCAGATTTCCCTAAGAAGCCTCTGACTCCGTATTTCCGCTTCTTCATGGAGAAACGAGCCAAATACGCCAAAATCCACCCGGAGATGAGCAACCTGGACCTGACCAAGATCCTGTCCAAGAAGTACAAGGAGCTGCCCGAGAAGAAGAAG CAAAAGTACATCACAGAgtttcagagagagaaagaagagtttGAGAAGAATATGGCTCGATTCAG ACAGGATCATCCCGAGCTGatggaagagaggaagaagtCCGACCTGCCGGAGAAACCTAAAACTCCTCAGCAGCTGTGGTACAACCATGAGaagaaggcctacatgaagctGCACCCAGAC GTGAGTCAGAAGGAGCTGAAGGAGGCTCTGAGGAGACAGTGGTCCCAGCTGTCTGACAAGAGGAGACTCAAGTGGATCAGCAAGGCTCTGGAGCTCCAGAAAGACTACGAG ggcagCATGCGAGCGTATCATGAAGCTCATCCAGATGTGACGTCTGATGATCACGTTCGGTCCGTCCTCACCAAAGCAGAGAGACAGCTGAAGGACAAGTTTGACGGACGGCCGACAAAACCACCCCC TAACGGGTACTCGCTGTACTGCGCGGAGCTGATGGTGAACATGAAGGACGTCCCCAGCACAGAGCGGATGGTGCTCTGCAGTAAGCAGTGGAAAATGATGACGCAGAAAGAGAAGGACATGTTTCAGAAACGCTGCGAGCAG AGGAAGAAGCAGTACGACATCGACCTGCAGAGGTTTCTGGAG AGTCTCCCGGAGGAGGAGCGAGACCGGGTCATGACTGAGGAGAAACTGGGCGGGGCCAGACTGGGAGGGGGCACGGCCTCCAGCCCACACAGAGCCAAGTCTCCGTCCATCAAG GAGCGCCGGGAGGCGGAGGCGGAGCCAGAGCCATGGACACCCGCCGGAGCGGCAAAGGACAAACGTGACGGGAAGAAGACGGCAAAGCTTCCAGAGACGCCGAAAACAGCCGAGGAGATGTGGCAGCACAGCGTGATCGGAGACTACCTGGCCAAATACAGA AGCGACCGCAGGAAGGCCCAGGCCGGGATGGAGGCGGCCTGGAAGTCGatggagaagaaggagaagatcCCCTGGATCAAGAAGGCGGCGGAGGACCAGAAGCGTTACGAGGTTCAGTACCAACCTGTG AGGGAGCTGCTAGAGATGAGGGCGCCgcctgcaggtcagagtcagaGGAAACCCAAGTTTGACGGAGAACCAAAGAAGCCTCCAGT GAGCGGGTATCAGATGTTCTCGCAGGAGCTGCTGACCAATGGCGAGCTGAACCACTTCAGCCTGAAGGAGCGGATGGTGGAGATCGGGAAGAGGTGGCACAAACTGACCCAGAGTCAGAAAGACAAGTACAAGAAGCtggtggaggagcagcaggTGGAGTACAAGGCCGAACTGGAGGCCTGGGTCAAG TCTCTGTCTCCTCAGGACCGAGCCGTCTACAAGGAATTTTCCACCTCG AAACGTCGCAGCACCGCTAAAGTTCGTAGCAGCCCGGGAGCTAAAGTCCGTGTGACAGCAAAGGGGAAGGCGGCGAGTTCAAGAGCTGCGACACAGACTGTCGGGGTTGCCAAGAGGGCCATGGCGTACCGAGCCAAG CAGGACATGTCTGACTCAGACGAGGAGAAGAGCGACTCGTCTGACTCTGATGAAGATGACGAGACGTCGGGCTCCACAGACAGCGACGATGAGGATGACGAG AACGACGACGATGACGACGAGGATGATGAGGACGATGAAGATCAGAGCTCCTCTGAGGATTCCAGTGACTCGGACTCGGACTAG